In Amyelois transitella isolate CPQ chromosome 3, ilAmyTran1.1, whole genome shotgun sequence, a single genomic region encodes these proteins:
- the LOC132902545 gene encoding putative nuclease HARBI1: MCDEYELFEFLESDFNESRMANKKKRLRNRENNNPFDLDENAFIKEYRLTADLVHKLCEEEEPIMAKSSKRATDLSIETKICDSYQQILSVDASHPGSFHDSFIWSHHPVCYHLENLGSEATWLLGDSGYSQRRTMMTPILDAEPDTPEAYYTQKHVKARNVIERTIGLLKARFRCLLCHRDMLHYQPQVAGFITNACVILHNICNENNLPEVRLTEEEQAREVAQQPPVEALHEPAGQHNIELQRGISTRRDLVARLWAFRRT; this comes from the exons ATGTGTGACGAGTATGAACTGTTTGAGTTTTTGGAAAGTGATTTCAACGAATCCAGAAtggcaaataaaaagaaacgttTAAGGAacagagaaaataataatccttTTGACTTAGATGAAAATGCTTTCATCAAGGAGTACAG GTTAACCGCAGACTTGGTGCACAAACTTTGTGAAGAGGAGGAGCCAATAATGGCAAAAAGCTCTAAAAGAGCAACTGATTTAAGCATAGAAACAAAG atttgtgATTCGTATCAACAAATTCTAAGTGTTGATGCGAGTCATCCAGGGTCATTTCATGACTCATTTATATGGAGTCACCATCCTGTATGTTACCATTTGGAAAATTTAGGGTCTGAAGCAACATGGCTTTTAG GTGACTCTGGGTACTCACAACGAAGAACGATGATGACACCTATTTTGGATGCAGAACCAGACACACCGGAAGCATATTATACACAAAAGCATGTAAAGGCTAGGAATGTGATAGAAAGAACTATAGGTCTTCTCAAAGCACGTTTCCGGTGTCTCTTGTGCCACAGGGACATGTTGCATTATCAACCACAGGTTGCTGGCTTCATTACAAATGCTTGTGTAATATTGCAcaatatttgtaatgaaaacaACTTGCCTGAAGTAAGGTTGACAGAAGAAGAGCAAGCAAGGGAAGTTGCACAACAACCACCAGTGGAAGCTCTTCATGAACCAGCTGGGCAACACAACATTGAGCTTCAACGTGGTATATCTACACGGCGGGATCTTGTGGCACGTCTCTGGGCTTTTCGCCGTAcctga
- the LOC106140173 gene encoding tax1-binding protein 3 homolog yields the protein MAKMAFQHQAGTAMECLSIPITLQKEAGVDSEGREVMKCGFKIGGGIDQDYRKSPQGYTDNGIYVTEVHEGSPAAKAGLRMHDKILQCNGYDFTMVTHKKAVSYIKKHPVLNLLVARKGVTST from the exons ATGGCGAAAATGGCTTTTCAGCACCAGGCCGGCACGGCAATGGAATGTCTAAGT ATACCTATAACACTTCAAAAGGAGGCCGGTGTTGACTCTGAGGGCCGTGAAGTCATGAAATGTGGATTTAAAATTGGTGGTGGAATCGACCAAGATTACCGTAAAAGCCCTCAGGGGTATACAGATAAT GGTATTTATGTAACTGAGGTACATGAAGGTAGTCCTGCTGCAAAAGCTGGTTTGAGAATGCATGACAAGATATTGCAATGCAATGGATATGATTTTACTATGGTGACACATAAAAAAGCAGTTAGTTACATAAAGAAGCACCCAGTACTAAATCTATTAGTAGCTAGAAAAGGAGTGACATCAACATAA
- the LOC106140096 gene encoding NADH dehydrogenase [ubiquinone] 1 alpha subcomplex assembly factor 2 encodes MANGPTRGVWRIVLQNFINSFRPRQIQGNNVGKDYIGNVYFEIPADASRGKRKPTRWYDPPKGLDFQDPIPAEWEAWLRMRRPEPPTEEEIAKNIAVAKLKKINAAKIEEKRLTEGGSLPAPPLRGAESFPKYEEYHTGHPDDHPKHKSDM; translated from the exons atGGCCAATGGACCAACAAGAGGTGTCTGGCGAATAGtgttacaaaatttcattaattctTTTAGACCACGGCAAATACAAGGGAATAATGTGG GTAAAGACTATATtggaaatgtatattttgagATTCCAGCCGATGCCAGTAGGGGCAAAAGGAAGCCCACACGTTGGTACGACCCACCAAAGGGACTGGACTTTCAGGATCCTATACCAGCTGAATGGGAAGCTTGGTTAAGGATGAGAAG GCCTGAACCACCCACTGAAGAAGAAATAGCAAAAAACATAGCTGTAGCTAAGTTAAAGAAGATTAATGCAGCTAAAATAGAAGAAAAGAGGTTGACAGAAGGAGGATCACTCCCAGCTCCACCTCTGAGGGGCGCAGAGTCATTCCCCAAATACGAGGAGTACCATACTGGACATCCAGATGACCACCCCAAACATAAATCGGATATGTGA